The following are from one region of the Anomaloglossus baeobatrachus isolate aAnoBae1 chromosome 1, aAnoBae1.hap1, whole genome shotgun sequence genome:
- the LOC142266099 gene encoding gamma-crystallin M2-like: MAKIQLFGVEGFTGDEVTVLEDTKDFKRTSIIKEVKSIKVFVGIWIMFSEANYKGDIAVYQEGEYGCGIRIKNIGSIRILPCGLENHVITAYPYTDYKGDSQVLRKDLYKKLDVLFLSHEVQKGVWLLYDDYEYKGNRIVSIIGDKVPNETETALIGPVKSLKAYTTYEKPN, from the coding sequence ATGGCCAAGATCCAGCTGTTTGGTGTAGAAGGCTTTACTGGAGATGAAGTTACGGTCTTGGAAGATACAAAGGACTTTAAACGTACCTCCATTATCAAAGAAGTGAAGTCCATTAAAGTCTTTGTTGGCATCTGGATCATGTTCTCTGAAGCCAACTACAAGGGAGACATCGCTGTCTACCAGGAAGGAGAATACGGCTGTGGCATAAGGATCAAAAACATCGGCTCCATCAGAATATTACCTTGCGGTTTGGAGAACCATGTCATTACAGCCTATCCTTACACTGACTATAAAGGGGACAGTCAGGTGCTCAGAAAAGACTTGTACAAAAAATTAGATGTCCTGTTCTTGTCTCATGAAGTGCAGAAGGGCGTTTGGCTCCTGTATGATGACTATGAGTACAAGGGAAACAGAATTGTCAGCATCATTGGAGATAAAGTTCCTAATGAAACCGAAACAGCCTTAATTGGACCTGTGAAGTCTCTGAAAGCTTACACAACCTACGAAAAGCCAAATTAA